A region from the Arachis ipaensis cultivar K30076 chromosome B01, Araip1.1, whole genome shotgun sequence genome encodes:
- the LOC107636094 gene encoding probable leucine-rich repeat receptor-like protein kinase At5g49770 isoform X3, with translation MRERILVLLLLVFNSLLVAKVETADEDLVTLKSLMDTLKNTPPNWGGSDPCDAWDGIKCENSRVTSITLSSMGLEGELSGDIGSLTELETLSLNSNSFTGRIPHSIGNLSNLYWLDLADNELQGPIPISSGSVPGLDKLHHAKHFHLGKNNLSGNIPPQLFSSEMALIHLLLESNNLIGKIPSTLGLAKNLEVLRLDGNSLSGPVPPNINNLTNVQELYLSNNKLSGTLPSLSDMSALNYLDLSNNTFEPLDFPSWILTLTSLTTLNMENTQLQGEVPDSLFSLASLQTVVLKDNKINGTLNVGSTYSKHLQLIDLQNNAIDNFEQKHDHLSVRIMLKGNPICYETVEGIATPYCSDNQANQLSYRTPWNNCQPSTCSLEQVASPNCACAYPYTGTLTFRAPSFSDLGNKSYFQQLEKGLMQSFESHHLPVDSVLLSHPTEDPDHYLELSLQVFPAGQDRFNRTGVYTIGFLLSNQTFKPPKVFGPFYFDADKYEHFGNSGTMESSKSVNIGIIAGAAVGGCVLVLLLVVAGVYAFCQKKRAERAIGQSNPFRRWDTAESKGDMPQLKEARRFSFEELKRYTRNFSQANDIGSGGYGKVYKGTLPNGQLLAIKRAQRESKQGRLEFKAEIELLSRVHHKNLVTLIGFCFEHEEQMLVYEYVPNGTLKDTLTGKSGIRLDWVRRLKVALGAAQGLTYLHELADPPIIHRDIKSNNVLLDECLNAKVGDFGLSKSIVDPEKDHVTTQVKGTMGYMDPEYYMSQQLTEKSDVYSFGVLMLEIISARRPIERGKYIVKEVRNAMDMTKVLCGLHEIIDPSIGLGASSSIGLVGLDKFVDLAMKCVSDSGVERPKMSEVVRELENILHHSLAAGGSNDESGSMISSSCEEVSRGSSSCHPYSSESFDLKAALSYPKVEPK, from the exons ATGAGAGAAAGAATACTAGTTCTTTTACTGCTTGTTTTCAATTCTCTGTTGGTTGCAAAAGTCGAAACCGCTGATGAGGATT TGGTCACCCTAAAGTCTCTTATGGATACCTTGAAGAATACCCCTCCTAATTGGGGGGGTTCGGATCCTTGTGATGCTTGGGATGGAATTAAGTGTGAGAATTCACGTGTTACATCCAT AACATTGTCAAGCATGGGTTTGGAAGGTGAACTTTCTGGAGATATCGGATCACTAACCGAATTGGAGACTTt ATCCTTAAATTCCAATAGCTTCACTGGGAGGATTCCACATTCTATTGGTAATCTATCGAACCTATATTGGTTAGATTTAGCTGACAATGAGCTTCAAGGACCTATACCAATTTCTAGTGGCAGTGTACCTGGTCTTGATAAGTTGCACCATGCCAAACATTT TCATCTTGGGAAGAATAATCTCTCAGGCAATATTCCTCCTCAACTTTTTAGCTCGGAAATGGCTCTGATTCATCT GCTTTTGGAAAGCAATAATCTCATAGGCAAGATTCCATCTACACTTGGATTGGCTAAGAACCTGGAGGTCTT GCGCTTGGATGGTAATTCGTTAAGTGGACCTGTGCCTCCAAACATCAACAATCTTACCAATGTTCAAGAGCT GTACTTGTCGAACAATAAACTTTCAGGCACCCTGCCCAGCCTTAGTGATATGAGTGCCCTCAACTACCT GGATCTGAGCAACAACACTTTTGAGCCACTGGATTTCCCGTCGTGGATTTTGACTCTTACTTCTTTAACAACATT AAATATGGAGAACACACAACTTCAAGGAGAGGTTCCTGATTCTTTGTTTAGTTTAGCCAGTTTGCAGACTGT GGTGTTAAAAGACAACAAAATAAATGGAACCTTGAATGTCGGCTCCACCTACAGCAAGCATCTGCAACTTATTGATCTTCAAAATAATGCAATTGACAATTTTGAGCAAAAACATGACCATTTAAGTGTCAGGATAAT GCTTAAGGGTAACCCAATTTGCTATGAAACTGTAGAGGGAATAGCTACTCCCTACTGCTCCGATAATCAGGCTAATCAACTGTCATATAGAACTCCATGGAATAACTGTCAGCCTAGTACCTGCAGTTTGGAACAGGTTGCTAGCCCCAACTGTGCATGTGCTTATCCATATACAGGAACTTTAACTTTCAGAGCACCTTCCTTTTCAGACCTTGGAAACAAGTCTTACTTCCAACAGCTTGAGAAGGGTCTAATGCAATCTTTTGAGTCTCATCATCTACCTGTTGATTCTGTTTTGTTGAGTCATCCAACTGAGGATCCAGATCACTATCTTGAATTGAGTTTACAAGTCTTCCCAGCAGGGCAGGATCGTTTCAATCGAACAGGGGTTTATACCATTGGTTTTCTGCTAAGCAACCAGACTTTTAAGCCTCCTAAAGTTTTTGGACCGTTTTACTTTGATGCAGATAAATATGAACACTTTGGGAACTCAG GTACTATGGAGTCGAGCAAATCAGTTAACATTGGAATCATAGCTGGAGCAGCAGTTGGTGGTTGTGTGCTGGTACTGTTATTAGTGGTAGCAGGTGTTTATGCTTTCTGCCAAAAGAAAAGAGCCGAAAGGGCAATTGGACAAAGCAATCCTTTTA GACGATGGGATACAGCTGAGAGTAAGGGTGACATGCCTCAGTTGAAAGAAGCACGTCGGTTTTCTTTCGAAGAGCTTAAAAGATACACCAGAAATTTTTCTCAAGCCAATGATATTGGATCTGGGGGTTATGGGAAG GTTTACAAGGGAACCCTCCCCAATGGACAATTGCTAGCAATAAAAAGAGCTCAAAGAGAGTCTAAGCAGGGAAGGCTTGAGTTCAAAGCTGAGATTGAGCTCCTATCAAGGGTCCACCACAAGAATCTTGTTACCCTTATAGGATTCtgctttgagcatgaagaacaaaTGCTGGTTTATGAGTATGTTCCAAATGGAACATTAAAGGACACTCTCACAGGGAAATCAGGGATTAGATTGGATTGGGTTAGAAGGCTAAAAGTTGCACTTGGAGCTGCACAGGGTTTGACTTATCTTCATGAACTTGCTGATCCTCCCATCATACATAGGGATATCAAATCAAACAATGTTTTGCTAGATGAGTGCCTAAACGCCAAAGTTGGTGATTTTGGTCTCTCCAAGTCTATTGTTGATCCCGAAAAAGATCACGTTACCACTCAAGTTAAAGGAACAATG GGTTACATGGATCCAGAGTACTATATGAGTCAACAACTGACAGAGAAGAGTGATGTATATAGCTTTGGAGTGCTGATGTTGGAGATTATATCTGCAAGAAGACCAATAGAAAGAGGGAAGTACATTGTGAAAGAGGTTAGAAATGCAATGGACATGACAAAAGTGCTTTGTGGTCTGCATGAAATTATTGACCCCAGCATTGGTCTAGGGGCCTCTAGCAGCATTGGGCTTGTTGGTCTGGACAAGTTTGTGGATTTGGCTATGAAATGTGTTTCAGATTCAGGTGTTGAGAGGCCAAAGATGAGTGAGGTTGTGAGAGAACTAGAGAATATATTGCATCATTCATTAGCAGCTGGTGGTTCAAATGATGAATCAGGTTCCATGATTTCTTCGAGTTGTGAAGAAGTTAGCAGAGGTAGTTCTAGTTGCCATCCTTACAGCAGTGAGTCCTTTGATTTGAAAGCTGCACTTTCATATCCAAAAGTGGAACCCAAGTAA
- the LOC107636094 gene encoding probable leucine-rich repeat receptor-like protein kinase At5g49770 isoform X2, with protein MRERILVLLLLVFNSLLVAKVETADEDLVTLKSLMDTLKNTPPNWGGSDPCDAWDGIKCENSRVTSITLSSMGLEGELSGDIGSLTELETLILVGCSFNGPIPDEIGFLQELRFISLNSNSFTGRIPHSIGNLSNLYWLDLADNELQGPIPISSGSVPGLDKLHHAKHFHLGKNNLSGNIPPQLFSSEMALIHLLLESNNLIGKIPSTLGLAKNLEVLRLDGNSLSGPVPPNINNLTNVQELYLSNNKLSGTLPSLSDMSALNYLDLSNNTFEPLDFPSWILTLTSLTTLNMENTQLQGEVPDSLFSLASLQTVVLKDNKINGTLNVGSTYSKHLQLIDLQNNAIDNFEQKHDHLSVRIMLKGNPICYETVEGIATPYCSDNQANQLSYRTPWNNCQPSTCSLEQVASPNCACAYPYTGTLTFRAPSFSDLGNKSYFQQLEKGLMQSFESHHLPVDSVLLSHPTEDPDHYLELSLQVFPAGQDRFNRTGVYTIGFLLSNQTFKPPKVFGPFYFDADKYEHFGNSGTMESSKSVNIGIIAGAAVGGCVLVLLLVVAGVYAFCQKKRAERAIGQSNPFRRWDTAESKGDMPQLKEARRFSFEELKRYTRNFSQANDIGSGGYGKVYKGTLPNGQLLAIKRAQRESKQGRLEFKAEIELLSRVHHKNLVTLIGFCFEHEEQMLVYEYVPNGTLKDTLTGKSGIRLDWVRRLKVALGAAQGLTYLHELADPPIIHRDIKSNNVLLDECLNAKVGDFGLSKSIVDPEKDHVTTQVKGTMGYMDPEYYMSQQLTEKSDVYSFGVLMLEIISARRPIERGKYIVKEVRNAMDMTKVLCGLHEIIDPSIGLGASSSIGLVGLDKFVDLAMKCVSDSGVERPKMSEVVRELENILHHSLAAGGSNDESGSMISSSCEEVSRGSSSCHPYSSESFDLKAALSYPKVEPK; from the exons ATGAGAGAAAGAATACTAGTTCTTTTACTGCTTGTTTTCAATTCTCTGTTGGTTGCAAAAGTCGAAACCGCTGATGAGGATT TGGTCACCCTAAAGTCTCTTATGGATACCTTGAAGAATACCCCTCCTAATTGGGGGGGTTCGGATCCTTGTGATGCTTGGGATGGAATTAAGTGTGAGAATTCACGTGTTACATCCAT AACATTGTCAAGCATGGGTTTGGAAGGTGAACTTTCTGGAGATATCGGATCACTAACCGAATTGGAGACTTt AATTCTTGTTGGCTGTAGTTTCAATGGTCCTATTCCGGATGAAATCGGATTTCTGCAGGAGCTTCGCTTTAT ATCCTTAAATTCCAATAGCTTCACTGGGAGGATTCCACATTCTATTGGTAATCTATCGAACCTATATTGGTTAGATTTAGCTGACAATGAGCTTCAAGGACCTATACCAATTTCTAGTGGCAGTGTACCTGGTCTTGATAAGTTGCACCATGCCAAACATTT TCATCTTGGGAAGAATAATCTCTCAGGCAATATTCCTCCTCAACTTTTTAGCTCGGAAATGGCTCTGATTCATCT GCTTTTGGAAAGCAATAATCTCATAGGCAAGATTCCATCTACACTTGGATTGGCTAAGAACCTGGAGGTCTT GCGCTTGGATGGTAATTCGTTAAGTGGACCTGTGCCTCCAAACATCAACAATCTTACCAATGTTCAAGAGCT GTACTTGTCGAACAATAAACTTTCAGGCACCCTGCCCAGCCTTAGTGATATGAGTGCCCTCAACTACCT GGATCTGAGCAACAACACTTTTGAGCCACTGGATTTCCCGTCGTGGATTTTGACTCTTACTTCTTTAACAACATT AAATATGGAGAACACACAACTTCAAGGAGAGGTTCCTGATTCTTTGTTTAGTTTAGCCAGTTTGCAGACTGT GGTGTTAAAAGACAACAAAATAAATGGAACCTTGAATGTCGGCTCCACCTACAGCAAGCATCTGCAACTTATTGATCTTCAAAATAATGCAATTGACAATTTTGAGCAAAAACATGACCATTTAAGTGTCAGGATAAT GCTTAAGGGTAACCCAATTTGCTATGAAACTGTAGAGGGAATAGCTACTCCCTACTGCTCCGATAATCAGGCTAATCAACTGTCATATAGAACTCCATGGAATAACTGTCAGCCTAGTACCTGCAGTTTGGAACAGGTTGCTAGCCCCAACTGTGCATGTGCTTATCCATATACAGGAACTTTAACTTTCAGAGCACCTTCCTTTTCAGACCTTGGAAACAAGTCTTACTTCCAACAGCTTGAGAAGGGTCTAATGCAATCTTTTGAGTCTCATCATCTACCTGTTGATTCTGTTTTGTTGAGTCATCCAACTGAGGATCCAGATCACTATCTTGAATTGAGTTTACAAGTCTTCCCAGCAGGGCAGGATCGTTTCAATCGAACAGGGGTTTATACCATTGGTTTTCTGCTAAGCAACCAGACTTTTAAGCCTCCTAAAGTTTTTGGACCGTTTTACTTTGATGCAGATAAATATGAACACTTTGGGAACTCAG GTACTATGGAGTCGAGCAAATCAGTTAACATTGGAATCATAGCTGGAGCAGCAGTTGGTGGTTGTGTGCTGGTACTGTTATTAGTGGTAGCAGGTGTTTATGCTTTCTGCCAAAAGAAAAGAGCCGAAAGGGCAATTGGACAAAGCAATCCTTTTA GACGATGGGATACAGCTGAGAGTAAGGGTGACATGCCTCAGTTGAAAGAAGCACGTCGGTTTTCTTTCGAAGAGCTTAAAAGATACACCAGAAATTTTTCTCAAGCCAATGATATTGGATCTGGGGGTTATGGGAAG GTTTACAAGGGAACCCTCCCCAATGGACAATTGCTAGCAATAAAAAGAGCTCAAAGAGAGTCTAAGCAGGGAAGGCTTGAGTTCAAAGCTGAGATTGAGCTCCTATCAAGGGTCCACCACAAGAATCTTGTTACCCTTATAGGATTCtgctttgagcatgaagaacaaaTGCTGGTTTATGAGTATGTTCCAAATGGAACATTAAAGGACACTCTCACAGGGAAATCAGGGATTAGATTGGATTGGGTTAGAAGGCTAAAAGTTGCACTTGGAGCTGCACAGGGTTTGACTTATCTTCATGAACTTGCTGATCCTCCCATCATACATAGGGATATCAAATCAAACAATGTTTTGCTAGATGAGTGCCTAAACGCCAAAGTTGGTGATTTTGGTCTCTCCAAGTCTATTGTTGATCCCGAAAAAGATCACGTTACCACTCAAGTTAAAGGAACAATG GGTTACATGGATCCAGAGTACTATATGAGTCAACAACTGACAGAGAAGAGTGATGTATATAGCTTTGGAGTGCTGATGTTGGAGATTATATCTGCAAGAAGACCAATAGAAAGAGGGAAGTACATTGTGAAAGAGGTTAGAAATGCAATGGACATGACAAAAGTGCTTTGTGGTCTGCATGAAATTATTGACCCCAGCATTGGTCTAGGGGCCTCTAGCAGCATTGGGCTTGTTGGTCTGGACAAGTTTGTGGATTTGGCTATGAAATGTGTTTCAGATTCAGGTGTTGAGAGGCCAAAGATGAGTGAGGTTGTGAGAGAACTAGAGAATATATTGCATCATTCATTAGCAGCTGGTGGTTCAAATGATGAATCAGGTTCCATGATTTCTTCGAGTTGTGAAGAAGTTAGCAGAGGTAGTTCTAGTTGCCATCCTTACAGCAGTGAGTCCTTTGATTTGAAAGCTGCACTTTCATATCCAAAAGTGGAACCCAAGTAA
- the LOC107636094 gene encoding probable leucine-rich repeat receptor-like protein kinase At5g49770 isoform X1 produces the protein MRERILVLLLLVFNSLLVAKVETADEDLVTLKSLMDTLKNTPPNWGGSDPCDAWDGIKCENSRVTSITLSSMGLEGELSGDIGSLTELETLDLSYNKDLTGPLPRAIGELRKLSTLILVGCSFNGPIPDEIGFLQELRFISLNSNSFTGRIPHSIGNLSNLYWLDLADNELQGPIPISSGSVPGLDKLHHAKHFHLGKNNLSGNIPPQLFSSEMALIHLLLESNNLIGKIPSTLGLAKNLEVLRLDGNSLSGPVPPNINNLTNVQELYLSNNKLSGTLPSLSDMSALNYLDLSNNTFEPLDFPSWILTLTSLTTLNMENTQLQGEVPDSLFSLASLQTVVLKDNKINGTLNVGSTYSKHLQLIDLQNNAIDNFEQKHDHLSVRIMLKGNPICYETVEGIATPYCSDNQANQLSYRTPWNNCQPSTCSLEQVASPNCACAYPYTGTLTFRAPSFSDLGNKSYFQQLEKGLMQSFESHHLPVDSVLLSHPTEDPDHYLELSLQVFPAGQDRFNRTGVYTIGFLLSNQTFKPPKVFGPFYFDADKYEHFGNSGTMESSKSVNIGIIAGAAVGGCVLVLLLVVAGVYAFCQKKRAERAIGQSNPFRRWDTAESKGDMPQLKEARRFSFEELKRYTRNFSQANDIGSGGYGKVYKGTLPNGQLLAIKRAQRESKQGRLEFKAEIELLSRVHHKNLVTLIGFCFEHEEQMLVYEYVPNGTLKDTLTGKSGIRLDWVRRLKVALGAAQGLTYLHELADPPIIHRDIKSNNVLLDECLNAKVGDFGLSKSIVDPEKDHVTTQVKGTMGYMDPEYYMSQQLTEKSDVYSFGVLMLEIISARRPIERGKYIVKEVRNAMDMTKVLCGLHEIIDPSIGLGASSSIGLVGLDKFVDLAMKCVSDSGVERPKMSEVVRELENILHHSLAAGGSNDESGSMISSSCEEVSRGSSSCHPYSSESFDLKAALSYPKVEPK, from the exons ATGAGAGAAAGAATACTAGTTCTTTTACTGCTTGTTTTCAATTCTCTGTTGGTTGCAAAAGTCGAAACCGCTGATGAGGATT TGGTCACCCTAAAGTCTCTTATGGATACCTTGAAGAATACCCCTCCTAATTGGGGGGGTTCGGATCCTTGTGATGCTTGGGATGGAATTAAGTGTGAGAATTCACGTGTTACATCCAT AACATTGTCAAGCATGGGTTTGGAAGGTGAACTTTCTGGAGATATCGGATCACTAACCGAATTGGAGACTTt GGATCTTTCTTACAACAAGGACTTGACTGGGCCACTTCCAAGAGCCATTGGAGAGTTGAGGAAACTGTCAACCTT AATTCTTGTTGGCTGTAGTTTCAATGGTCCTATTCCGGATGAAATCGGATTTCTGCAGGAGCTTCGCTTTAT ATCCTTAAATTCCAATAGCTTCACTGGGAGGATTCCACATTCTATTGGTAATCTATCGAACCTATATTGGTTAGATTTAGCTGACAATGAGCTTCAAGGACCTATACCAATTTCTAGTGGCAGTGTACCTGGTCTTGATAAGTTGCACCATGCCAAACATTT TCATCTTGGGAAGAATAATCTCTCAGGCAATATTCCTCCTCAACTTTTTAGCTCGGAAATGGCTCTGATTCATCT GCTTTTGGAAAGCAATAATCTCATAGGCAAGATTCCATCTACACTTGGATTGGCTAAGAACCTGGAGGTCTT GCGCTTGGATGGTAATTCGTTAAGTGGACCTGTGCCTCCAAACATCAACAATCTTACCAATGTTCAAGAGCT GTACTTGTCGAACAATAAACTTTCAGGCACCCTGCCCAGCCTTAGTGATATGAGTGCCCTCAACTACCT GGATCTGAGCAACAACACTTTTGAGCCACTGGATTTCCCGTCGTGGATTTTGACTCTTACTTCTTTAACAACATT AAATATGGAGAACACACAACTTCAAGGAGAGGTTCCTGATTCTTTGTTTAGTTTAGCCAGTTTGCAGACTGT GGTGTTAAAAGACAACAAAATAAATGGAACCTTGAATGTCGGCTCCACCTACAGCAAGCATCTGCAACTTATTGATCTTCAAAATAATGCAATTGACAATTTTGAGCAAAAACATGACCATTTAAGTGTCAGGATAAT GCTTAAGGGTAACCCAATTTGCTATGAAACTGTAGAGGGAATAGCTACTCCCTACTGCTCCGATAATCAGGCTAATCAACTGTCATATAGAACTCCATGGAATAACTGTCAGCCTAGTACCTGCAGTTTGGAACAGGTTGCTAGCCCCAACTGTGCATGTGCTTATCCATATACAGGAACTTTAACTTTCAGAGCACCTTCCTTTTCAGACCTTGGAAACAAGTCTTACTTCCAACAGCTTGAGAAGGGTCTAATGCAATCTTTTGAGTCTCATCATCTACCTGTTGATTCTGTTTTGTTGAGTCATCCAACTGAGGATCCAGATCACTATCTTGAATTGAGTTTACAAGTCTTCCCAGCAGGGCAGGATCGTTTCAATCGAACAGGGGTTTATACCATTGGTTTTCTGCTAAGCAACCAGACTTTTAAGCCTCCTAAAGTTTTTGGACCGTTTTACTTTGATGCAGATAAATATGAACACTTTGGGAACTCAG GTACTATGGAGTCGAGCAAATCAGTTAACATTGGAATCATAGCTGGAGCAGCAGTTGGTGGTTGTGTGCTGGTACTGTTATTAGTGGTAGCAGGTGTTTATGCTTTCTGCCAAAAGAAAAGAGCCGAAAGGGCAATTGGACAAAGCAATCCTTTTA GACGATGGGATACAGCTGAGAGTAAGGGTGACATGCCTCAGTTGAAAGAAGCACGTCGGTTTTCTTTCGAAGAGCTTAAAAGATACACCAGAAATTTTTCTCAAGCCAATGATATTGGATCTGGGGGTTATGGGAAG GTTTACAAGGGAACCCTCCCCAATGGACAATTGCTAGCAATAAAAAGAGCTCAAAGAGAGTCTAAGCAGGGAAGGCTTGAGTTCAAAGCTGAGATTGAGCTCCTATCAAGGGTCCACCACAAGAATCTTGTTACCCTTATAGGATTCtgctttgagcatgaagaacaaaTGCTGGTTTATGAGTATGTTCCAAATGGAACATTAAAGGACACTCTCACAGGGAAATCAGGGATTAGATTGGATTGGGTTAGAAGGCTAAAAGTTGCACTTGGAGCTGCACAGGGTTTGACTTATCTTCATGAACTTGCTGATCCTCCCATCATACATAGGGATATCAAATCAAACAATGTTTTGCTAGATGAGTGCCTAAACGCCAAAGTTGGTGATTTTGGTCTCTCCAAGTCTATTGTTGATCCCGAAAAAGATCACGTTACCACTCAAGTTAAAGGAACAATG GGTTACATGGATCCAGAGTACTATATGAGTCAACAACTGACAGAGAAGAGTGATGTATATAGCTTTGGAGTGCTGATGTTGGAGATTATATCTGCAAGAAGACCAATAGAAAGAGGGAAGTACATTGTGAAAGAGGTTAGAAATGCAATGGACATGACAAAAGTGCTTTGTGGTCTGCATGAAATTATTGACCCCAGCATTGGTCTAGGGGCCTCTAGCAGCATTGGGCTTGTTGGTCTGGACAAGTTTGTGGATTTGGCTATGAAATGTGTTTCAGATTCAGGTGTTGAGAGGCCAAAGATGAGTGAGGTTGTGAGAGAACTAGAGAATATATTGCATCATTCATTAGCAGCTGGTGGTTCAAATGATGAATCAGGTTCCATGATTTCTTCGAGTTGTGAAGAAGTTAGCAGAGGTAGTTCTAGTTGCCATCCTTACAGCAGTGAGTCCTTTGATTTGAAAGCTGCACTTTCATATCCAAAAGTGGAACCCAAGTAA